CATGGGACTGGATAAATTCCCGCCTAGGCGCCACCTGATCGCCCATGAGGATGTTAAAGATGCGGTCAGCTTCCTCGGCATCGCGCATGCTCACCTGGAGGATGGTCCGGGTTTCCGGGTTCATGGTGGTATCCCAAAGCTGCTCTGGGTTCATTTCCCCTAAGCCCTTGTATCGCTGGATGGCCACGCCTTTAGTTCCTATTTCCTGGAGGAGGCGCTCCAGCTCCTCATCGCTATAAAGGTAGCGCTCCTCCTGGCCCCGCTTCACCCGGTATAGAGGCGGCTGGGCAATATACACGTATCCGGCCTCGATCAAGGGGCGCATGTAGCGATAAAAAAAGGTTAAAAGCAAGGTACGGATGTGAGCGCCATCCACATCGGCGTCAGACATTACTACTAGCCGGTGATAGCGGGCCTTAGTGATGTCGAAATCGGATCCGATCCCCGTCCCTACCGCGGTGATCATGGCCCGGATCTCTTCGTTGCTTAAGATTCTTTCCAACCTAGCCTTTTCCACGTTCAAGATCTTGCCTCGGAGCGGCAGGATAGCTTGAAAACGCCGGTCCCGGCCTTGTTTGGCCGATCCCCCAGCCGAATCTCCCTCCACCAGGTAGAGCTCGCAAAGGGCCGGGTCCCGGAGGCTGCAGTCAGCCAACTTGCCGGGCAAAGAAGTTACTTCCAGAGCGCTCTTTCTGCGGGTGAGCTCCCGAGCTCGGCGAGCCGCCTCCCTGGCCCGCTGGGCCGACAAGCACTTCTCGACGATCTTTTTGGCCACCGGAGGGTTTTCCTCTAGGAAGGCCTCGAGGCCGTCCCCCACCACCTGCTCCACCATGCTGCGAACTTCACTGTTGCCCAGTTTAGTTTTAGTCTGGCCTTCAAATTGGGGTTCGGCCACCTTCACGCTCAAGATAGCGGTGAGCCCTTCGCGGATGTCTTCCCCGGCCAAGTTGCTTTCGCCGTTCTTTAAAAGCCCTTGGCGGCGGGCATAATCATTGATGGCCCGGGTGAGGGCGCTTTTAAACCCAGCCTCATGGGTGCCGCCCTCCTCGGTGTTGATGTTATTGGCGTAGGAGCGAAGGATTTCATTGTAGCCATCATGATATTGAAGGGCAGCTTCGATCTCCGTTCCCGGCCGCGAGCCCGAAAGGTAGATAGGCTTGGCATGGAGGGTGTTGCGGTTCTTATTCAAGTACTTGACGAAATCGATGATGCCCCCATCGTGCAGGAAGGTGCTTTCCTCCCCTGTCCGCTCGTCCTTGAAGATGATCTTCACCTTTGGGTTTAAGAAGGAAAGCTCCCGCAGGCGTTCCGCCAAGATGTCGTGATCGAAGACCAACTCCTCAAAAATCTGAGGATCGGGCTTAAAGGTAATCTCGGTGCCCGTACCTTTAGCTTGGCCAATTACCTTTAGGGGTGAGGCCACCTGTCCCCGCTGGTAGCGCTGGTAATAGATTTTGCCGTTACGCTTTACTTTGGCCTCCAGCCATACCGAGAGGGCGTTTACCACCGAAAGTCCAACTCCATGCAATCCGCCGGCCACTTTATATCCCTTGCGGTCAAATTTGCCTCCGGCATGGAGCATGGTCATGGCTACTTCCAGGCCCGGCCGGCCCGTCTTCTCATGAATATCCACCGGTATGCCCCGACCGTTATCAGCCACGCTGACGCTATTGTCTTCGTGGATGATTACCTTGATACGGTCGCAGTAACCGGCCAGGGCTTCATCGATGCTGTTGTCGACGATTTCATAGACCAGGTGGTGTAGCCCTCGGCTGCCGGTACTACCCACATACATGCCTGGACGCCGCCGAACCGCTTCCAAACCCTCCAGCACCTGAATCTGGCTGGCATCATAGGTGTAATCTTCCCCGGGCCCACTCCCGGCCACTTCACCTGCCGCCACCGCCGGCGGGGTACGGTTGGCATTAGCATCCATAAGGTCGTCTTTGTTGGTCACAAGCCCACCCCTTTAACTATCGCTCCAACCTAGTATTATAACACAATCTAGGGAATAACTTGGCCCAGCCCTCTTTAACCTGCTCCCGTAGCCGCCTTACCTTACCGGAAGAGCTGGGGCTAGCCGTCGCTGGCCTTAGGGAGCCCCCGCTGGCAGGCCCGTTTGTACAGGGTGATAGAAGCAATGGAGGAGAAGTAGATGCCGGAATCGGTGATTACCGCCGACTTGGCCGGGCTACCGTCAACCACTTGAAAGGTCTTGCAGTGCTGACGCATGAATCTATTCCAAGACGCATCCAAAGCACACACCAAATCAGGCGAACAAGCAGTGCAGATAAAAAGTGTGGGATACAGGAAACCTCGCCTACTTTGGCAGGCTGCTGACTGGGAAGGGTTAGGGAAAAAGGGCGCGGGTAAGGATGCCACCTTTTGGAGGGGGCTTGGATGCGGGCGGGTTTAGGCGGTTAGGTTTCATAGGATTAACCGTAATCTAGGAGGCCGAGCGCAGCAGGCCAAAAGCTGGTCACGATCAATCCACCGGTTCATCCAGCTTTCCCGAAGGAAGTTTAGGGTTCCCCGAATACCCAGTTCCTGTACTTTCTTTACCAGGGCCTCCGTGTGCAGAGTTAAGATATTTAAAAGGTGCCCTAGGTGCATCAATACATGCCAGTTTTTCATGGCCGTCCAGTTCAGAGAGAAAGCATGTTCATACTGATAACCCTGATGTTTTTCTACCAGGATATTTTCTTCAATGTCCCAGCGGTGGCGGGCTGCACGATTGCAGCGGGCTATGATATTCTTTTTGGTGAAGGGCCGCGAGGATACCCAGGCCCAGTGGGCTTTTTTCTTTTCGCCTTTCTCTTCCCACGTCTCTGTGCATGCCGCCACGTGAATTTTTAGCCGCCGCCAGGACCCGGAAGCCTCCTGGAACTCATAGTCGATATCGTTGGCCCACCAAAAGTTCTGCTCCCGGTCCCCCCAATGGTACTTGAGTTTCTGGTCCCTTTCCAGTTTATTAATGGCCTGCGCCTCTTCCCGGATGCTTTTCAGGCGGTCCTGGGGCAGGATAAACATAAAGTCCAGATGTAATTGGCGGCACAGGGCCATCATGGGTCCATTGGCGTACAGGCCATCAGCCACTACCATTATCCGTAACTTGGGAAAGGCTTCCCGCAGGTATAGCAGCAGCCGTTTGCCGGCTTTTAGTTCGCAATCCTGCTTGGCGAAGGCCTCTTTTTCGCCCTTGGGGTTCTCGCAGAACTCGGTGAACAGGGGGATGGTTATCCCCTGGGGGCCGACCAGGACTGCTTCTACCGTATAAGCCATATATGATACTTCTTCCCCATGTTGCCGGCGGAGGGCTTCTTCAGCAAAGGGTAAACTGCGCACCAACTTCTGCGTCCCATCGATGGCTATTACATAATGCTTTTCTACCAGTAAGGCCTGTAGCTGCCGGTTGCGCAGCAACCGTTTGATTGTTTGCACCAGCACCCCTTCCAGTTGCTCCGGATTAATCTTTGCCAGCAAGCGGTTGACAGTGTCCATATGGGGGATAGTGTCAATCTCCGGGAAGACCTCCCGCAGTAGCTCCCAAAAGGTGGGTCGGGTCAGTTCCCGGTTGGCTTCCCTCCTGGAGCTATAGGCGAAGACGAAGAGAAACAGCCCGCAGGTAAGGAGAACAGTCAGTTTATGCTTGATACTCTGGGGGCGGCGGGGGTCAGGTATGTGCGAGAATTGCTCAAGCAGTACTGGTAAATAGGCCCGCCATACTGGTAGCTGCGCTGCCAGAGCCGCTTGCCGGTCGGCTGCCTCTTCCTGGCTGGTGGCATAGGCGCTTTTGCAATTGGGCAGGGTAGCCGGGTGGAGGGACGCGGGATGCCGTAAGGCCATATTTATTTCCCTCCCTCGTCTAAAGTTTCTTCAACAGGCTCCGGGAAGGGTTCTATGAGCCGCCGGCGCCAGTCCCGTACCAGGGGGTATACCCAGATTGTTTTAACTGAGGCAGCATATTGGTTAAAGGTGTCCTGGCGGCCGCGACCTGCGGTCTCGCCAATCCTGATCCAGTTGGCCGCCCGGTAGCAGGTGCCCTGGTACCCGGGTTCGACAAAGGTTTCTAAGAGAACCGGTTCATAGCCGTAGCGTTCCCGCCAGTCCCTCCGGATGCGGCGGGCTACCAGGGAAAGGGCGTGGCTGGCCAGATGGGGGATGTGGACCTCCGGCAGGATCAGAAAGCGGTTGTTGTTGACGATACGGGGGCGGTAGCGCCGGCGTTCCTCAGCTGTCCAGCCAATCCACTTATCCCGCGCCGCCAGAGCCTTGGCAGCAGCACCGAACAACATCGCTCCTACTATCTCCCGGCCTCTGGCTCCCTTTACCCTAATCCAATACCGCTGTTGCGCCCCGATGGCCCGCAGATACCCTAAAGGATGGTAAGCCGCCAGGGTGGCGTTCCAGTCCGCCCTCTCAAAAGGGGTGACCGGATCTATGGTAACCGGCGCCACTTCTTGAAGTTTGGCTTCGAGCCGTGTTTGGATCGCAGTTCCTAGCCGCTCCCTGCCTACATTACGCACCCGGTTCTTTTGGAGCGGCGGTAAGGTAATGACCCCTTTTTGTTCTAATTCCAGCAGCAGCTTTCTACAGGCTTCCATCTTTAATCGTCCGTTCGGGGCCTTCCAGGGCAAATTCTCGCATATGGTCGCCGCGATCTCTTCACGGCTTAAATGGGAAAATTCCTTTACCGTAATACGTATTAAGTTAATATCCGCCTGGCTAAACTCTCGATCCCCAACCCAAAAAGGCACGTCCATCTGAGATTTCACCTCGCTATTTTTCCAAGGCTATTATCTCAGATTGGCTTGAGCCTGTCCAGTCCTATTTGCGATAAAATTTTTTCTGGGCCTGTTATTAATTCAGACACCGCAAGGCCTTTTTTGTTGATGCGTCAGCACTGAAGGTCTTGTCTTCATCCCGGCGAGCCCGGAGAAATTCCCGGGTGGCCGGGGTATTGTCCACCGTGTCTAGATTGATGATACAAATGATCTCGCTCTCAGGGATAATTATGTCCCCACCTAGGTGAAGAAACATAGGATCAACCTCCTTACTTGCTGGTGCAGCTCGAGCACATGAGGGACGGCTACGATATCAGCTCCACTTGCCCTGCTTCCACCCGATACCAGCTAGCCTGCTGGGGATGCCAATCCTTTAGTTCTTCGGAGCTAGTAATAAAGATTTGATTCTTGCTCCCTAAAGTATCCA
Above is a window of Clostridia bacterium DNA encoding:
- the gyrB gene encoding DNA topoisomerase (ATP-hydrolyzing) subunit B translates to MDANANRTPPAVAAGEVAGSGPGEDYTYDASQIQVLEGLEAVRRRPGMYVGSTGSRGLHHLVYEIVDNSIDEALAGYCDRIKVIIHEDNSVSVADNGRGIPVDIHEKTGRPGLEVAMTMLHAGGKFDRKGYKVAGGLHGVGLSVVNALSVWLEAKVKRNGKIYYQRYQRGQVASPLKVIGQAKGTGTEITFKPDPQIFEELVFDHDILAERLRELSFLNPKVKIIFKDERTGEESTFLHDGGIIDFVKYLNKNRNTLHAKPIYLSGSRPGTEIEAALQYHDGYNEILRSYANNINTEEGGTHEAGFKSALTRAINDYARRQGLLKNGESNLAGEDIREGLTAILSVKVAEPQFEGQTKTKLGNSEVRSMVEQVVGDGLEAFLEENPPVAKKIVEKCLSAQRAREAARRARELTRRKSALEVTSLPGKLADCSLRDPALCELYLVEGDSAGGSAKQGRDRRFQAILPLRGKILNVEKARLERILSNEEIRAMITAVGTGIGSDFDITKARYHRLVVMSDADVDGAHIRTLLLTFFYRYMRPLIEAGYVYIAQPPLYRVKRGQEERYLYSDEELERLLQEIGTKGVAIQRYKGLGEMNPEQLWDTTMNPETRTILQVSMRDAEEADRIFNILMGDQVAPRREFIQSHAREVRNLDI
- a CDS encoding transposase family protein, encoding MALRHPASLHPATLPNCKSAYATSQEEAADRQAALAAQLPVWRAYLPVLLEQFSHIPDPRRPQSIKHKLTVLLTCGLFLFVFAYSSRREANRELTRPTFWELLREVFPEIDTIPHMDTVNRLLAKINPEQLEGVLVQTIKRLLRNRQLQALLVEKHYVIAIDGTQKLVRSLPFAEEALRRQHGEEVSYMAYTVEAVLVGPQGITIPLFTEFCENPKGEKEAFAKQDCELKAGKRLLLYLREAFPKLRIMVVADGLYANGPMMALCRQLHLDFMFILPQDRLKSIREEAQAINKLERDQKLKYHWGDREQNFWWANDIDYEFQEASGSWRRLKIHVAACTETWEEKGEKKKAHWAWVSSRPFTKKNIIARCNRAARHRWDIEENILVEKHQGYQYEHAFSLNWTAMKNWHVLMHLGHLLNILTLHTEALVKKVQELGIRGTLNFLRESWMNRWIDRDQLLACCARPPRLRLIL
- a CDS encoding DUF4338 domain-containing protein gives rise to the protein MDVPFWVGDREFSQADINLIRITVKEFSHLSREEIAATICENLPWKAPNGRLKMEACRKLLLELEQKGVITLPPLQKNRVRNVGRERLGTAIQTRLEAKLQEVAPVTIDPVTPFERADWNATLAAYHPLGYLRAIGAQQRYWIRVKGARGREIVGAMLFGAAAKALAARDKWIGWTAEERRRYRPRIVNNNRFLILPEVHIPHLASHALSLVARRIRRDWRERYGYEPVLLETFVEPGYQGTCYRAANWIRIGETAGRGRQDTFNQYAASVKTIWVYPLVRDWRRRLIEPFPEPVEETLDEGGK